A window of Gasterosteus aculeatus chromosome 9, fGasAcu3.hap1.1, whole genome shotgun sequence contains these coding sequences:
- the LOC120824872 gene encoding uncharacterized protein LOC120824872 isoform X14, which produces MGPEKRKMGPLIITLLLAAVTAPTTTTEPQIQLEFKLQQNFTTELTNKSSPEFKELNDNVTTALNMVFSAEFKAAFNRTVINGFSQGSIVVDASLIFNDVTTLPNASSVVETLKTASTSGNFSLSVNASSIRAEAVVPPTQPPTTIATSLTPSNMTSAPLNMTLPAINMTSQAVNVTSPAMNMTSPPMNMTSPPMNMTSPQMNLTSPADNVTSPAVNMTSPQMNMTSPPINMTSALMNMTSPQMNMTSPAVNVTSPAVNMTSPQMNMTSPPINMTSPLMNMTSAAVSMTSPTVMVPTTTTAVITTEPKIALEFKLQENFTTKLTEKSSPEFKKLSDTVTTALNMVYQTKFGNAFNRTVINGFSQGSVVVDASLIFNDVTTLPNASSVGETLKTASTSGNFSLSVNASSIRAEAVVPPTQPPTTIATSLTPSNMTSAPLNMTLPAINMTSQAVNMTSPAMNMTSPPMNMTSPPMNMTSPQMNLTSPADNVTSPAVNMTSPQMNMTSPPINMTSALMNMTSPQMNMTSPAVNVTSPAVNMTSPQMNMTSPPINMTSPLMNMTSAAVSMTSPTVMVPTTTTAVITTEPKIALEFKLQENFTTKLTEKSSPEFKKLSDTVTTALNMVYQTKFGNAFNRTVINGFSQGSVVVDASLIFNDVTTLPNASSVGETLKTASTSGNFSLSVNASSIRAEAVVPPTQPPTTIATSLTPSNMTSAPLNMTLPAINMTSQAVNMTSPAMNMTSPPMNMTSPPMNMTSPQMNLTSPADNVTSPAVNMTSPQMNMTSPPINMTSALMNMTSPQMNMTSPAVNVTSPAVNMTSPQMNMTSPPINMTSPLMNMTSAAVSMTSPTVMVPTTTTAVITTEPKIALEFKLQENFTTKLTEKSSPEFKKLSDTVTTALNMVYQTKFGNAFNRTVINGFSQGSIVVDASLIFNNVTTLPNASSVVETLKTASTSSNFSLSVNASSIRAEAVVPATQPPTMNMTSPAMNMTSTAVNMTSPPMNMTSPPMNMTSPTMNTTSPAVNMTTMSTRSPSENATSPLVNGTSPNITTGSLATTTAPPAPDTTIQLRFSLIETFEQQLADTTSQKFKDLANRVTAALDNIYKSRFGRRFLRSLIRAFRQGSVVVESELIFANATSVPEVSAVQTTLVEAASNSSNFSLPVNVSTVVATVPTPVNATDAPTAATNATAAPTAVNLTSPGVNMTSPPMNMTSPPMNMTSPTMNMTSPAVNMTSPPMNMTSRPMNMTSAVVNMTSPQVNMTTMSTRSPSENATSPLVNGTSPNITTGSLATTTAPPAPDTTIQLRFSLIETFEQQLADTTSQKFKDLANRVTAALDNIYRSRFGRRFLRSLIRAFRQGSVVVESELIFANATSVPEVSAVQTTLVEAASNSSNFSLPVNVSTVVATVPTPVNATDAPTAATNATAAPTAVNLTSPGVNMTSPPMNMTSPPMNMTSPTMNMTSPAVNMTSPPMNMTSRPMNMTSAVVNMTSPQVNMTTMSTRSPSENATSPLVNGTSPNITTGSLATTTAPPAPDTTIQLRFSLIETFEQQLADTTSQKFKDLANRVTAALDNIYRSRFGRRFLRSLIRAFRQGSVVVESELIFANATSVPEVSAVQTTLVEAASNSSNFSLPVNVSTVVATVPTPVNATDAPTAATNATAAPTAVNLTSPGVNMTSPPMNMTSPPMNMTSPTMNMTSPAVNMTSPPMNMTSRPMNMTSAVVNMTSPQVNMTTMSTRSPSENATSPLVNGTSPNITTGSLATTTAPPAPDTTIQLRFSLIETFEQQLADTTSQKFKDLANRVTAALDNIYRSRFGRRFLRSLIRAFRQGSVVVESELIFANATSVPEVSAVQTTLVEAASNSSNFSLPVNVSTVVATVPTPVNATDAPTAATNATAAPTAVNLTSPGVNMTSPPMNMTSPPMNMTSPTMNMTSPAVNMTSPPMNMTSRPMNMTSAVVNMTSPQVNMTTMSTRSPSENATSPLVNGTSPNITTGSLATTTAPPAPDTTIQLRFSLIETFEQQLADTTSQKFKDLANRVTAALDNIYRSRFGRRFLRSLIRAFRQGSVVVESELIFANATSVPEVSAVQTTLVEAASNSSNFSLPVNVSTVVATVPTPVNATDAPTAATNATAAPTAVNLTSPGVNMTSPPMNMTSPPMNMTSPTMNMTSPAVNMTSPPMNMTSRPMNMTSAVVNMTSPQVNMTTMSTRSPSENATSPLVNGTSPNITTGSLATTTAPPAPDTTIQLRFSLIETFEQQLADTTSQKFKDLANRVTAALDNIYRSRFGRRFLRSLIRAFRQGSVVVESELIFANATSVPEVSAVQTTLVEAASNSSNFSLPVNVSTVVATVPTPVNATDAPTAATNATAAPTAVNLTSPGVNMTSPPMNMTSPPMNMTSPTMNMTSPAVNMTSPPMNMTSRPMNMTSAVVNMTSPQVNMTTMSTRSPSAAPTATTNATAAPTATTNATAAPTAAPTVAPTAAPTAAPTAASTAAPTASTDPPTPSEGTLRLLFSLSRGFTPDLSNPSSAAFKTLAAEVIKEINRVARISYPSSFRRTLINNFTSGSVKVDTTLVFQDKSSVPQAGTATAQFSSLLSNSSLDIVLGSVSAQSTSTSGSPSMATMGSLAVFSLTLLAVAQMLVDL; this is translated from the exons ATG GGAccagaaaaaagaaagatgggaCCTCTAATAATTACTCTACTGCTGGCAG CAGTAACGGCGCCTACAACCACAACAGAGCCACAAATTCAGTTGGAATTTAAGTTGCAGCAAAACTTTACCACAGAACTTACAAACAAGTCCTCTCCAGAGTTCAAGGAATTAAATGACAACGTTACCACAGCG CTTAACATGGTGTTTTCAGCAGAATTTAAAGCTGCCTTCAATCGAACTGTCATCAACGGCTTCAG TCAAGGATCAATTGTGGTGGATGCTTCGCTGATATTTAATGATGTGACTACACTACCAAACGCCAGTTCTGTGGTTGAAACTTTGAAGACTGCGTCCACCAGCGGTAATTTCTCCCTCAGTGTCAACGCATCTTCTATTAGAGCAGAAG CGGTTGTGCCACCAACTCAACCCCCGACAACAATTGCAACTTCATTGACACCATCTAATATGACCTCAGCACCGTTGAACATGACCTTACCGGCAATAAACATGACCTCACAAGCAGTCAACGTGACCTCACCAGCGATGAATATGACCTCACCACCGATGAACATGACCTCACCACCGATGAATATGACCTCACCACAGATGAATTTGACCTCACCAGCAGACAACGTGACCTCACCAGCAGTCAACATGACCTCACCACAGATGAACATGACCTCACCACCGATAAACATGACCTCAGCACTAATGAATATGACCTCACCACAGATGAATATGACCTCACCAGCAGTCAACGTGACCTCACCAGCAGTCAACATGACCTCACCACAGATGAACATGACCTCACCACCGATAAACATGACCTCACCACTAATGAATATGACCTCAGCAGCAGTCAGCATGACCTCACCAACGGTCATGGTGCCTACAACCACAACAGCTGTAATAACAACGGAGCCAAAAATTGCGTTGGAATTTAAGTTGCAGGAAAACTTCACCACAAAACTTACAGAGAAGTCCTCTCCAGAGTTCAAGAAATTAAGTGACACAGTTACCACCGCG CTTAACATGGTGTATCAAACAAAATTTGGAAATGCCTTCAATCGAACTGTCATCAACGGCTTCAG TCAAGGATCAGTTGTGGTGGATGCTTCGCTGATATTTAATGATGTGACTACACTACCAAACGCCAGTTCTGTGGGTGAAACTTTGAAGACTGCGTCCACCAGCGGTAATTTCTCCCTCAGTGTCAACGCATCTTCTATTAGAGCAGAAG CGGTTGTGCCACCAACTCAACCCCCGACAACAATTGCAACTTCATTGACACCATCTAATATGACCTCAGCACCGTTGAACATGACCTTACCGGCAATAAACATGACCTCACAAGCAGTCAACATGACCTCACCAGCGATGAATATGACCTCACCACCGATGAACATGACCTCACCACCGATGAATATGACCTCACCACAGATGAATTTGACCTCACCAGCAGACAACGTGACCTCACCAGCAGTCAACATGACCTCACCACAGATGAACATGACCTCACCACCGATAAACATGACCTCAGCACTAATGAATATGACCTCACCACAGATGAATATGACCTCACCAGCAGTCAACGTGACCTCACCAGCAGTCAACATGACCTCACCACAGATGAACATGACCTCACCACCGATAAACATGACCTCACCACTAATGAATATGACCTCAGCAGCAGTCAGCATGACCTCACCAACGGTCATGGTGCCTACAACCACAACAGCTGTAATAACAACGGAGCCAAAAATTGCGTTGGAATTTAAGTTGCAGGAAAACTTCACCACAAAACTTACAGAGAAGTCCTCTCCAGAGTTCAAGAAATTAAGTGACACAGTTACCACCGCG CTTAACATGGTGTATCAAACAAAATTTGGAAATGCCTTCAATCGAACTGTCATCAACGGCTTCAG TCAAGGATCAGTTGTGGTGGATGCTTCGCTGATATTTAATGATGTGACTACACTACCAAACGCCAGTTCTGTGGGTGAAACTTTGAAGACTGCGTCCACCAGCGGTAATTTCTCCCTCAGTGTCAACGCATCTTCTATTAGAGCAGAAG CGGTTGTGCCACCAACTCAACCCCCGACAACAATTGCAACTTCATTGACACCATCTAATATGACCTCAGCACCGTTGAACATGACCTTACCGGCAATAAACATGACCTCACAAGCAGTCAACATGACCTCACCAGCGATGAATATGACCTCACCACCGATGAACATGACCTCACCACCGATGAATATGACCTCACCACAGATGAATTTGACCTCACCAGCAGACAACGTGACCTCACCAGCAGTCAACATGACCTCACCACAGATGAACATGACCTCACCACCGATAAACATGACCTCAGCACTAATGAATATGACCTCACCACAGATGAATATGACCTCACCAGCAGTCAACGTGACCTCACCAGCAGTCAACATGACCTCACCACAGATGAACATGACCTCACCACCGATAAACATGACCTCACCACTAATGAATATGACCTCAGCAGCAGTCAGCATGACCTCACCAACGGTCATGGTGCCTACAACCACAACAGCTGTAATAACAACGGAGCCAAAAATTGCGTTGGAATTTAAGTTGCAGGAAAACTTCACCACAAAACTTACAGAGAAGTCCTCTCCAGAGTTCAAGAAATTAAGTGACACAGTTACCACCGCG CTTAACATGGTGTATCAAACAAAATTTGGAAATGCCTTCAATCGAACTGTCATCAACGGCTTCAG TCAAGGATCAATTGTGGTGGATGCTTCGCTGATATTTAATAATGTGACTACACTACCAAACGCCAGTTCTGTGGTTGAAACTTTGAAGACTGCGTCCACCAGCAGTAATTTCTCCCTCAGTGTCAACGCATCTTCTATTAGAGCAGAAG CAGTTGTGCCAGCAACTCAACCACCGACGATGAACATGACGTCACCAGCGATGAACATGACCTCAACAGCAGTCAACATGACCTCACCACCGATGAATATGACCTCACCGCCAATGAACATGACCTCACCAACAATGAACACGACCTCACCAGCAGTCAACATGACCACAATGTCCACCAGGTCACCATCAG AAAATGCCACCTCTCCACTAGTAAATGGAACATCACCAAACATCACAACTGGTTCTCTGGCGACGaccacagctcctccagcaccagACACAACGATACAGCTGAGATTTAGCCTGATCGAAACCTTTGAACAACAACTTGCAGATACAACTAGTCAAAAGTTCAAAGATTTAGCAAACAGAGTAACAGCCGCA CTTGATAACATCTATAAATCCAGATTTGGGAGAAGATTCCTTCGATCTTTGATACGCGCTTTCAG ACAAGGTTCAGTGGTGGTAGAGTCTGAACTGATTTTTGCCAATGCCACTTCAGTGCCAGAAGTTAGTGCGGTCCAAACCACTCTAGTGGAGGCAGCGTCCAACAGCTCTAATTTCTCGCTGCCAGTGAATGTGTCAACCGTTGTTGCAA CTGTACCTACACCTGTCAATGCAACAGATGCCCCAACTGCTGCCACTAATGCCACAGCAGCCCCTACAGCAGTCAACTTGACCTCACCAGGAGTCAACATGACCTCACCACCGATGAATATGACCTCACCGCCAATGAACATGACCTCACCAACAATGAACATGACCTCACCAGCAGTCAACATGACCTCACCACCGATGAATATGACCTCACGTCCAATGAATATGACCTCAGCAGTAGTCAATATGACCTCACCACAAGTCAACATGACCACAATGTCCACCAGGTCACCATCAG AAAATGCCACCTCTCCACTAGTAAATGGAACATCACCAAACATCACAACTGGTTCTCTGGCGACGaccacagctcctccagcaccagACACAACGATACAGCTGAGATTTAGCCTGATCGAAACCTTTGAACAACAACTTGCAGATACAACTAGTCAAAAGTTCAAAGATTTAGCAAACAGAGTAACAGCCGCA CTTGATAACATCTATAGATCCAGATTTGGGAGAAGATTCCTTCGATCTTTGATACGCGCTTTCAG ACAAGGTTCAGTGGTGGTAGAGTCTGAACTGATTTTTGCCAATGCCACTTCAGTGCCAGAAGTTAGTGCGGTCCAAACCACTCTAGTGGAGGCAGCGTCCAACAGCTCTAATTTCTCGCTGCCAGTGAATGTGTCAACCGTTGTTGCAA CTGTACCTACACCTGTCAATGCAACAGATGCCCCAACTGCTGCCACTAATGCCACAGCAGCCCCTACAGCAGTCAACTTGACCTCACCAGGAGTCAACATGACCTCACCACCGATGAATATGACCTCACCGCCAATGAACATGACCTCACCAACAATGAACATGACCTCACCAGCAGTCAACATGACCTCACCACCGATGAATATGACCTCACGTCCAATGAATATGACCTCAGCAGTAGTCAATATGACCTCACCACAAGTCAACATGACCACAATGTCCACCAGGTCACCATCAG AAAATGCCACCTCTCCACTAGTAAATGGAACATCACCAAACATCACAACTGGTTCTCTGGCGACGaccacagctcctccagcaccagACACAACGATACAGCTGAGATTTAGCCTGATCGAAACCTTTGAACAACAACTTGCAGATACAACTAGTCAAAAGTTCAAAGATTTAGCAAACAGAGTAACAGCCGCA CTTGATAACATCTATAGATCCAGATTTGGGAGAAGATTCCTTCGATCTTTGATACGCGCTTTCAG ACAAGGTTCAGTGGTGGTAGAGTCTGAACTGATTTTTGCCAATGCCACTTCAGTGCCAGAAGTTAGTGCGGTCCAAACCACTCTAGTGGAGGCAGCGTCCAACAGCTCTAATTTCTCGCTGCCAGTGAATGTGTCAACCGTTGTTGCAA CTGTACCTACACCTGTCAATGCAACAGATGCCCCAACTGCTGCCACTAATGCCACAGCAGCCCCTACAGCAGTCAACTTGACCTCACCAGGAGTCAACATGACCTCACCACCGATGAATATGACCTCACCGCCAATGAACATGACCTCACCAACAATGAACATGACCTCACCAGCAGTCAACATGACCTCACCACCGATGAATATGACCTCACGTCCAATGAATATGACCTCAGCAGTAGTCAATATGACCTCACCACAAGTCAACATGACCACAATGTCCACCAGGTCACCATCAG AAAATGCCACCTCTCCACTAGTAAATGGAACATCACCAAACATCACAACTGGTTCTCTGGCGACGaccacagctcctccagcaccagACACAACGATACAGCTGAGATTTAGCCTGATCGAAACCTTTGAACAACAACTTGCAGATACAACTAGTCAAAAGTTCAAAGATTTAGCAAACAGAGTAACAGCCGCA CTTGATAACATCTATAGATCCAGATTTGGGAGAAGATTCCTTCGATCTTTGATACGCGCTTTCAG ACAAGGTTCAGTGGTGGTAGAGTCTGAACTGATTTTTGCCAATGCCACTTCAGTGCCAGAAGTTAGTGCGGTCCAAACCACTCTAGTGGAGGCAGCGTCCAACAGCTCTAATTTCTCGCTGCCAGTGAATGTGTCAACCGTTGTTGCAA CTGTACCTACACCTGTCAATGCAACAGATGCCCCAACTGCTGCCACTAATGCCACAGCAGCCCCTACAGCAGTCAACTTGACCTCACCAGGAGTCAACATGACCTCACCACCGATGAATATGACCTCACCGCCAATGAACATGACCTCACCAACAATGAACATGACCTCACCAGCAGTCAACATGACCTCACCACCGATGAATATGACCTCACGTCCAATGAATATGACCTCAGCAGTAGTCAATATGACCTCACCACAAGTCAACATGACCACAATGTCCACCAGGTCACCATCAG AAAATGCCACCTCTCCACTAGTAAATGGAACATCACCAAACATCACAACTGGTTCTCTGGCGACGaccacagctcctccagcaccagACACAACGATACAGCTGAGATTTAGCCTGATCGAAACCTTTGAACAACAACTTGCAGATACAACTAGTCAAAAGTTCAAAGATTTAGCAAACAGAGTAACAGCCGCA CTTGATAACATCTATAGATCCAGATTTGGGAGAAGATTCCTTCGATCTTTGATACGCGCTTTCAG ACAAGGTTCAGTGGTGGTAGAGTCTGAACTGATTTTTGCCAATGCCACTTCAGTGCCAGAAGTTAGTGCGGTCCAAACCACTCTAGTGGAGGCAGCGTCCAACAGCTCTAATTTCTCGCTGCCAGTGAATGTGTCAACCGTTGTTGCAA CTGTACCTACACCTGTCAATGCAACAGATGCCCCAACTGCTGCCACTAATGCCACAGCAGCCCCTACAGCAGTCAACTTGACCTCACCAGGAGTCAACATGACCTCACCACCGATGAATATGACCTCACCGCCAATGAACATGACCTCACCAACAATGAACATGACCTCACCAGCAGTCAACATGACCTCACCACCGATGAATATGACCTCACGTCCAATGAATATGACCTCAGCAGTAGTCAATATGACCTCACCACAAGTCAACATGACCACAATGTCCACCAGGTCACCATCAG AAAATGCCACCTCTCCACTAGTAAATGGAACATCACCAAACATCACAACTGGTTCTCTGGCGACGaccacagctcctccagcaccagACACAACGATACAGCTGAGATTTAGCCTGATCGAAACCTTTGAACAACAACTTGCAGATACAACTAGTCAAAAGTTCAAAGATTTAGCAAACAGAGTAACAGCCGCA CTTGATAACATCTATAGATCCAGATTTGGGAGAAGATTCCTTCGATCTTTGATACGCGCTTTCAG ACAAGGTTCAGTGGTGGTAGAGTCTGAACTGATTTTTGCCAATGCCACTTCAGTGCCAGAAGTTAGTGCGGTCCAAACCACTCTAGTGGAGGCAGCGTCCAACAGCTCTAATTTCTCGCTGCCAGTGAATGTGTCAACCGTTGTTGCAA CTGTACCTACACCTGTCAATGCAACAGATGCCCCAACTGCTGCCACTAATGCCACAGCAGCCCCTACAGCAGTCAACTTGACCTCACCAGGAGTCAACATGACCTCACCACCGATGAATATGACCTCACCGCCAATGAACATGACCTCACCAACAATGAACATGACCTCACCAGCAGTCAACATGACCTCACCACCGATGAATATGACCTCACGTCCAATGAATATGACCTCAGCAGTAGTCAATATGACCTCACCACAAGTCAACATGACCACAATGTCCACCAGGTCACCATCAG CGGCCCCAACTGCGACCACTAATGCCACAGCGGCCCCAACTGCGACCACTAATGCCACAGCGGCCCCAACTGCGGCCCCAACTGTGGCCCCAACTGCGGCCCCAACTGCGGCCCCAACTGCGGCCTCAACTGCGGCCCCAACTGCATCCACCGATCCACCGACACCCAGTGAGGGAACCCTTCGCCTTCTGTTCAGTCTCAGCCGAGGATTCACACCAGACCTCTCAAACCCATCCTCAGCAGCGTTTAAGACGTTGGCTGCTGAAGTCATCAAAGAG ATTAACCGAGTGGCTAGGATTAGCTATCCATCATCTTTCAGACGCACCCTCATTAACAATTTCAC GAGTGGATCAGTAAAAGTTGACACCACACTTGTGTTCCAAGATAAGAGCTCAGTTCCTCAAGCAGGCACTGCGACTGCACAATTCAGCAGTTTGCTCTCCAATTCCTCCCTCGACATCGTACTCGGCAGCGTTTCTGCAC AGTCCACATCAACTTCAGGCAGCCCCTCCATGGCCACAATGGGCTCACTGGCAGTCTTTTCCCTTACATTGCTGGCTGTAGCACAGATGCTGGTAGACCTATAA